The proteins below come from a single Halostagnicola larsenii XH-48 genomic window:
- a CDS encoding FAD-binding oxidoreductase, translating into MSTELQALSSILDSDQISYTQADRHERSVDWGTSEENGVPPDVVVWPESTADVAAVLSWANEERIPVTPYAAGTSLEGNAVPLEKGISLDMTRMNEIHEIRPDDLQIDVGPGIYGDEINEAVGKQGLVLPSLPSSGKISTIGGMLANDASGMKTVKYGEVADWLLEVEAVLPTGEVITAGSKATKTSSGYNLLDLLVGSEGTLGVITRATLQLAGRPEQIWGGRATFTELGDAADAIFDTIRSGVDVAKIELIDSISAEMANASLDTGLSNSPMVFLEFHANHSIEAEVEFCRTIFEAHDVDEFAVAESGPEMTDLWEARRELADAVDPFDPDLSSLTPGDVTVPISEYPEMVRYVKELGDEHDFLIPCFGHAGDGNLHYFVMVDVEDEEMVETGKQISKQIVEKAIEMNGTATGEHGVGIGKQDYLASEHGDAAVEAMRSIKQAFDPNGILNPGKVLPEP; encoded by the coding sequence ATGTCAACCGAACTCCAGGCCCTTTCCTCGATACTGGACTCCGACCAAATATCGTATACACAAGCTGATCGACATGAACGATCTGTCGATTGGGGGACCAGCGAGGAGAACGGCGTGCCACCGGACGTCGTCGTTTGGCCCGAGAGCACTGCAGATGTGGCTGCAGTACTTTCGTGGGCCAACGAGGAAAGAATCCCAGTCACCCCGTACGCCGCCGGAACGAGCCTCGAGGGGAACGCCGTCCCGCTGGAGAAGGGCATAAGCCTCGATATGACTCGAATGAACGAGATCCATGAGATTCGGCCAGATGATCTCCAGATCGATGTTGGACCCGGGATTTACGGCGACGAAATCAACGAAGCGGTTGGAAAACAGGGCCTCGTTTTGCCGTCGCTCCCCTCATCGGGAAAAATCTCGACGATCGGCGGGATGCTCGCGAACGATGCGTCGGGTATGAAGACCGTAAAGTACGGCGAAGTCGCAGACTGGCTCCTCGAGGTTGAGGCCGTGTTGCCGACAGGAGAAGTGATAACTGCCGGGAGCAAGGCGACGAAGACTTCGTCCGGGTATAATTTGCTGGACTTGCTCGTCGGAAGTGAGGGAACGCTGGGAGTCATCACACGAGCGACGCTGCAATTGGCTGGCCGTCCGGAGCAGATCTGGGGCGGGCGAGCAACCTTTACAGAGCTCGGCGATGCGGCCGATGCGATTTTCGATACGATCCGTTCCGGCGTTGACGTTGCCAAGATCGAACTGATCGATTCGATCAGTGCAGAGATGGCGAACGCCAGTCTGGATACCGGCTTATCGAACTCGCCGATGGTGTTTCTCGAGTTCCACGCGAACCACAGCATCGAAGCCGAAGTGGAGTTCTGTCGGACGATATTCGAAGCACACGATGTCGACGAGTTTGCCGTCGCTGAGAGCGGTCCAGAGATGACGGATCTCTGGGAAGCGCGGCGTGAACTCGCGGACGCTGTCGATCCCTTTGATCCGGACCTTTCTTCGCTCACTCCCGGGGACGTGACGGTTCCGATCAGCGAGTATCCGGAGATGGTGAGATACGTTAAAGAATTGGGTGATGAACACGACTTTCTGATCCCGTGCTTTGGACACGCAGGAGACGGGAACCTCCACTACTTCGTCATGGTCGATGTTGAGGACGAGGAGATGGTGGAAACAGGGAAACAGATCTCGAAGCAAATCGTCGAAAAAGCAATCGAAATGAACGGGACCGCGACTGGTGAGCACGGGGTTGGAATTGGGAAACAAGACTACCTTGCCAGCGAGCACGGAGACGCGGCGGTCGAAGCGATGCGATCGATCAAGCAGGCGTTCGACCCGAACGGGATACTCAACCCGGGTAAAGTTCTCCCCGAGCCATAG
- a CDS encoding TetR/AcrR family transcriptional regulator codes for MADEPATEILEATYRVLCECGYTDLILQDIAAKAGPSKWSIHHHDDSKDQLFVAFLDELPERFTSRAVPLDFTIQ; via the coding sequence ATGGCGGACGAACCAGCCACCGAGATTCTGGAGGCAACGTATCGTGTTCTCTGCGAGTGCGGATACACGGATCTTATCCTCCAGGATATCGCTGCGAAAGCGGGTCCGAGCAAGTGGTCGATTCACCACCACGACGACTCCAAAGACCAGTTGTTCGTCGCCTTTCTCGACGAATTACCCGAGCGGTTCACTAGCCGCGCGGTCCCGCTCGATTTTACAATACAATGA
- a CDS encoding MATE family efflux transporter: MGLVSRISSLFKGPEEVDLTSGGIGKPLFFLAMPIVVTNLFQTAYNLADTFWLGQYNTDALAAISFAFPLVFLLISLGMGIAVAGSILVAQYTGANQKREAEYAASQSVTFAAIASLVLGVVGYFGVDTFLSLMGASDDVLPMATDYMEVISLGLLFMFGFAIFISLMRGSGDTITPMLVMFGSVVLNIILDPFLIFGWTVVENAPLVGTISFPELGIQGAAIATVFSRALALLVGLVIMFRGNHGIQINLRDMLPDLAYLRRLFRIGLPASIEGTGRALSMNLLLVIVAMFPDTVVAAYGIGTRVFSVVFLPAIAVARGVETMTGQNMGAGKPDRAEQAAGLAAKVLFGVLTVAGILVFLVPEPIVSVFVGADQENAAEVVSIGAEFLRYVALSFGFIGIMRAYTGSFRGAGKTLTAAAISVLMLGVIRFPIAWFATGPFGETGIWLAFAVSNVIGAAIAYAWYRRGTWRGSDLTESKVDLEEPASGVTGDDD; the protein is encoded by the coding sequence ATGGGACTCGTAAGCCGCATCAGTTCACTCTTCAAAGGTCCCGAAGAGGTCGATCTGACGTCGGGCGGCATTGGGAAGCCGTTGTTCTTCCTCGCGATGCCGATCGTCGTCACGAACCTCTTTCAGACGGCGTACAATCTCGCGGATACGTTCTGGCTCGGACAGTACAATACCGACGCACTGGCCGCGATCAGTTTCGCGTTCCCGCTCGTGTTCCTTCTCATATCGCTCGGGATGGGAATCGCCGTCGCCGGCAGCATCCTCGTCGCCCAGTATACTGGTGCAAACCAGAAACGTGAGGCCGAGTACGCCGCCTCGCAATCCGTAACCTTCGCCGCTATCGCCTCACTCGTCCTCGGCGTAGTCGGGTACTTCGGCGTCGATACGTTTCTCAGCCTGATGGGCGCATCGGATGACGTCCTACCGATGGCGACAGACTACATGGAAGTCATCTCGCTTGGCTTGCTGTTCATGTTCGGCTTCGCCATCTTCATCTCCCTCATGCGAGGGTCCGGGGACACGATCACCCCGATGCTCGTCATGTTCGGGTCGGTCGTGCTCAACATCATCCTCGACCCGTTCTTGATATTCGGGTGGACGGTCGTCGAGAACGCTCCCCTCGTCGGTACGATTTCGTTCCCCGAACTCGGTATTCAGGGCGCGGCCATCGCCACCGTGTTCTCGCGGGCACTCGCCCTGCTGGTCGGCCTGGTGATCATGTTCCGCGGCAACCATGGTATCCAGATCAACCTCCGGGATATGCTGCCGGATCTCGCGTATCTCCGTCGGCTCTTTCGAATCGGCCTGCCGGCATCCATCGAAGGCACCGGGCGAGCGCTGTCGATGAACCTCCTGTTGGTAATCGTCGCGATGTTCCCGGATACGGTCGTTGCCGCCTACGGCATCGGAACGCGCGTCTTCTCGGTCGTCTTCCTTCCCGCAATCGCCGTCGCCCGCGGCGTCGAAACGATGACCGGCCAGAACATGGGTGCCGGGAAACCGGACCGTGCGGAACAGGCGGCAGGGCTCGCGGCGAAAGTCCTCTTCGGCGTCCTCACGGTTGCCGGAATCCTCGTCTTCCTCGTCCCAGAACCCATCGTCTCGGTGTTCGTCGGTGCCGATCAGGAAAACGCCGCCGAAGTAGTCTCCATCGGAGCGGAGTTCCTTCGGTACGTCGCGCTGTCGTTCGGGTTCATCGGTATTATGCGGGCGTACACAGGGAGCTTCCGGGGCGCCGGAAAGACGCTCACCGCCGCCGCCATCTCCGTCCTGATGCTCGGCGTCATCCGCTTTCCGATCGCCTGGTTCGCGACGGGGCCGTTCGGAGAGACCGGGATCTGGCTCGCGTTCGCGGTTTCGAACGTCATCGGAGCGGCGATCGCCTACGCGTGGTACCGACGCGGCACGTGGCGAGGGAGCGATCTGACCGAGTCAAAAGTCGACCTCGAGGAACCCGCGTCCGGAGTGACGGGAGACGACGACTGA
- a CDS encoding TetR/AcrR family transcriptional regulator has protein sequence MADLPERTSSEPNVDIMRATYRALREHGYADLTIKRIAEEYGKSTAAIHYHYDTKEDLLAAFLDFILDRFVETIHEVETTDPERRLDLLLDQLLVAPADHHDLLIAVLEMRGQTPYNETFADRFQQNDEYVRYMLRTVIDHGISEGVFTDVDAEHVTRALMTIVDGGRTRAVVLDETDTLATARRTADEYVNAVLRAETDRAEET, from the coding sequence ATGGCCGACCTCCCGGAACGGACTTCTTCGGAGCCCAACGTGGATATCATGCGTGCGACCTATCGCGCGCTTCGAGAGCACGGATACGCCGATCTCACGATCAAACGCATTGCCGAAGAATACGGGAAATCGACCGCCGCCATTCACTACCACTACGACACGAAAGAGGACTTGCTCGCAGCGTTTCTGGACTTTATCCTCGACCGGTTCGTCGAGACGATACACGAAGTCGAGACGACGGACCCCGAACGGCGATTGGACCTGCTGCTCGACCAACTCCTCGTCGCACCGGCGGACCATCACGACCTGTTGATCGCAGTACTCGAGATGCGGGGCCAGACGCCGTACAACGAGACGTTTGCCGACCGGTTCCAACAGAACGACGAGTACGTCCGATACATGCTTCGAACGGTGATCGATCACGGCATCTCCGAAGGCGTGTTCACTGACGTCGACGCCGAACACGTGACGCGAGCGCTCATGACCATCGTTGACGGTGGCCGTACGCGTGCTGTCGTTCTGGATGAGACGGATACGCTCGCGACAGCCAGACGGACGGCGGACGAATACGTAAATGCCGTTCTCAGAGCTGAGACGGATCGCGCTGAAGAAACGTAG